The following coding sequences lie in one Glycine max cultivar Williams 82 chromosome 19, Glycine_max_v4.0, whole genome shotgun sequence genomic window:
- the LOC100803807 gene encoding uncharacterized protein isoform X1, whose product MACTLDAAELLFWRNSPSKLTLRFYLKIWLSSSLSICHICTCNMLILLCILHIILNGPTLCLGNKVEDKILKVGEELWRETLPLQGGSCFYQLQGLKPHTWYEVKISYPASIPASFSIQLKRNKSDVVLNNNRRLLNTEKLIFKTNSNQDEFLLVLVTVEPEGFPAKLHVAERQFIIFNIVCDELLLGIPHKAWWVVALALLCLGIAFIVPSFLPLHLLPKNQVLRTDDYVSKIS is encoded by the exons GTTCTATTTGAAAATTTGGCTGTCGTCTTCATTATCAATCTGTCACATTTGCACGTGCAATATGCTTATTCTGCTTTGCATTCTCCACATCATCTTGAATGGCCCAACTCTCTGCCTTGGGAATAA GGTTGAGgacaaaattttgaaagttgGAGAAGAGCTTTGGAGAGAAACTTTGCCATTACAAGGTGGCTCTTGCTTTTATCAATTACAGGGTCTAAAACCCCACACGTGGTATGAAGTGAAGATATCATATCCAGCTTCT ATACCTGCTAGCTTTTCCATACAACTGAAGAGAAACAAGTCAGATGTGGTGCTGAACAATAACAGGAGATTGCTCAACACTGAAAAGCTAATTTTTAAGACCAATAGCAATCAG GATGAATTCCTGTTAGTATTAGTAACTGTGGAGCCAGAGGGGTTTCCTGCAAAACTGCATGTAGCAGAGAGGCAATTTATTATCTTCAATATAG TATGTGATGAACTATTATTAGGCATACCCCACAAAGCTTGGTGGGTAGTGGCACTGGCTTTACTCTGTCTAGGAATTGCTTTCATCGTgccttcttttcttccattgcaTTTGCTACCAAAGAACCAAGTCTTGAGGACAGATGATTATGTTTCTAAAATTTCTTGA
- the LOC100803807 gene encoding uncharacterized protein isoform X2 — MLILLCILHIILNGPTLCLGNKVEDKILKVGEELWRETLPLQGGSCFYQLQGLKPHTWYEVKISYPASIPASFSIQLKRNKSDVVLNNNRRLLNTEKLIFKTNSNQDEFLLVLVTVEPEGFPAKLHVAERQFIIFNIVCDELLLGIPHKAWWVVALALLCLGIAFIVPSFLPLHLLPKNQVLRTDDYVSKIS; from the exons ATGCTTATTCTGCTTTGCATTCTCCACATCATCTTGAATGGCCCAACTCTCTGCCTTGGGAATAA GGTTGAGgacaaaattttgaaagttgGAGAAGAGCTTTGGAGAGAAACTTTGCCATTACAAGGTGGCTCTTGCTTTTATCAATTACAGGGTCTAAAACCCCACACGTGGTATGAAGTGAAGATATCATATCCAGCTTCT ATACCTGCTAGCTTTTCCATACAACTGAAGAGAAACAAGTCAGATGTGGTGCTGAACAATAACAGGAGATTGCTCAACACTGAAAAGCTAATTTTTAAGACCAATAGCAATCAG GATGAATTCCTGTTAGTATTAGTAACTGTGGAGCCAGAGGGGTTTCCTGCAAAACTGCATGTAGCAGAGAGGCAATTTATTATCTTCAATATAG TATGTGATGAACTATTATTAGGCATACCCCACAAAGCTTGGTGGGTAGTGGCACTGGCTTTACTCTGTCTAGGAATTGCTTTCATCGTgccttcttttcttccattgcaTTTGCTACCAAAGAACCAAGTCTTGAGGACAGATGATTATGTTTCTAAAATTTCTTGA